A portion of the Lolium rigidum isolate FL_2022 chromosome 1, APGP_CSIRO_Lrig_0.1, whole genome shotgun sequence genome contains these proteins:
- the LOC124650482 gene encoding putative uncharacterized transmembrane protein DDB_G0290641 → MGIPGYGTSSHLHRVYAVTYPYGDVLVWEPYTCGTHAAPRLIDAPVIEDEEAEVAAIFAQIEGDAVMEDDEANVAQGDGGADEDNDADEEELEEEELEEDEFDDEELDDEELDDDGDNHNYEDEDVFLGFSDQRTWFLAPMRAESITGESDLAWIQVKGYRPILGPPILHMGNKPRSYPLKRQGGKD, encoded by the exons ATGGGCATTCCCGGATATGGTACAAGTTCACACCTACATCGTGTATACGCAGTTACATATCCGTATGGAGATGTTCTGGTTTGGGAACCATATACCTGTG GGACACATGCAGCCCCGCGTCTCATTGACGCCCCTGTCATTGAAGATGAAGAAGCAGAAGTGGCTGCAATTTTCGCTCAAATCGAGGGAGATGCTGTCATGGAAGATGATGAAGCAAATGTGGCTCAAGGCGATGGAGGTGCCGATGAAGATAATGATGCTGAtgaagaagaattagaagaagaagaattagaagaagacgaattcgatgatgaagaattagatgatgaagaattagatgatgatggtgataatcataattatgaagatgaagatgtatttcTTGGATTTTCTGACCAGCGCACTTGGTTCCTGGCACCAATGAGAGCAGAGTCCATTACTGGTGAATCTGATCTCGCGTGGATTCAGGTTAAAGGTTATCGGCCCATCCTCGGTCCTCCAATATTACATATGGGTAACAAGCCGAGGTCTTATCCTTTG AAGAGGCAAGGTGGGAAAGATTGA